CAAGATATTCCCTTGTTTTTTGAGACCACTTAACATAAACATTACCTCAACCTCCATTCAAATCATCTAGGGGAAAAAGTAGGAATGGTTAGGAAATGACTGACTTTATTCCTTATGTATTTTTTGAGGTTTCAGATTGATATAAATTGTTTTCATGATTTTTGCAGTATTCTATAGTTGTCAAAAACAATTTTCAGTTAGCAATTGATAGGTTATTAAACAATTCATTTTTATTAAGCCAATTAATTAGATATAGATGATAGTTATATGTAAAAATGTATAGGATATATATCTTCTCAAAAAAATTTGACTAGTAGTACAATTATCTTAGATACTAATGTACAAATATTAAATATTAAACTGTTAAGAACAAATGGCAAAAATCAAACAACCAGTGCAACTTTCTGGTGATGCATTGTTACAGAAAGTCAAAGAACTAGAACATCTGTCGAAAGAAGAAAAAGCTAAGGCTTGTGGATATGCTACTGTTACCAAAAATAATCAAGCTCGTGTTAACTTGATGAAGTTTTATAATGCCTTGATGGAGGCTGACGGAGTTGAACTAGAAGCGAAAGGTAGTGGTAAAGGTGGTCGCAGTGCTAGTTATAGAGTTAGTGTTCAGAAAAATGGCAATCTACTAATTGGCTCAGCTTATACACAATTGATGGGTTTGCAAGCTGGTGATGAATTGGAAATTCGCCTTGGACGCAAACATATTCATTTACGACAAGTTGGTGCAGACGACGACGAATAAAAAGTACAAAACAAGCTTGCAAAGCAAGCTTGTTTTGTACTTTTCAAGGTAAAATTTTGCCATTTTCTACTTGAAAAATTCGGGCGGAATTTAGCCACTGAGCGTCAAATGAGCCAAGATGTGTAGTTGTAATAATTGTCTGGACGCGATCGCCAATCGCATTTAGCAGATGATCTTGCCTTTGGAGATCAAGTTCAGCCAAGACATCATCTAATAGCAATAAGGGTGGTTCTCCCACCACCGATTCCAGCAATTCTAATTCAGCAAGTTTGAGTGCTAGCACTAAAGTACGCTGTTGACCTTGAGAGCCATATTCT
This genomic stretch from Pseudanabaena galeata CCNP1313 harbors:
- a CDS encoding AbrB family transcriptional regulator, whose translation is MAKIKQPVQLSGDALLQKVKELEHLSKEEKAKACGYATVTKNNQARVNLMKFYNALMEADGVELEAKGSGKGGRSASYRVSVQKNGNLLIGSAYTQLMGLQAGDELEIRLGRKHIHLRQVGADDDE